tcttctttcctaTGCACTTCTCTTTCCAATTCCACCCGCTTCTTTCCGAAAACTTCTCCGTTTTCCTTCCTCATTCTCCAGTCTCTGTCATTCCGAGTTTTATGCATGCCCTTCAACTTCTGAGACCCTTCTCTTCCCTCCACCTTTCTACCGCTCTTTTGAAACCCTCCACAAATGGATTTCTGAACGTCAAACTCATCGTCCGAATCGTACCGAACCGACCTCAAAACCCCCCTGTCGTTCTTCCCTTGAGCACTATCTTCCCCAAAAGACAGCCTCCAAAACGCATCGTCCTCGTCATCATCTACGCCATAGAACCTTCCACCCCCATGACTACCACACCTTGGCAAATCTAAAGGCGGAGAATTCTGCTTCCCTTTCCGGTTTCCCTCACCGGGTTTTGGTTCCGAGctctcactcttgtgcttgaaCTTGGAAAGCCATGAACTTGGAAAGACATGAGAGATCAAAGAAGCCTTTgaggcagaagaagaagaagaagttgaagaagtaGGTAGatgctttttctttttgctaCCCCATTTCATGATTAAATTCCACTGAAGTTCTGCAATCCAAAAGGGAATTTGGATGGTTCGGAGTTGCAGAGAAGGAAGACTGATGAAGTTGTAGGTTTGAAGGAGCTAAAGGATGAGGAAGGACGGTTAATAGGAACGTGGGTGTGGGTAGTGTATTActggttttgtttttcaaaagaaAGCCCCGCCCTAAATCTTGTGACCACTCACCCACTTTTTCCCTACTTTTGTGCCTTCTTATTGAAACAATAAACAGCTATGTGTGTGTCTGCCGGGTGCATTTTTGTTCACCGCACTTAAGTAGTAGCAATGGTCACCATCATATATTTATCATCATTgggtaattttaatttttaagatcGTGTCTATCCAccacatatatctcaaaatttaaacttatttaaCTGTAATAAATAAGGTGGTGATAAAAAATATTCGCTGTGTCTGCCCATCATACCATATTAGCATTAGCCCAGCACAAATTCGAGTAGCTCCACATTCATTAATGCATGAAAACTACACCTTGAATTTGATTTGCTACAGAACAAAAATGTCCTACTTCATTTATTACAACTTATTAGAAATTAATTCACTCTTGTAACTCGAAGCAAGTTACGAGCAAAAAATTATATAGGGCAGTCGGATCACGTATACTGTTGAACTACTCTAAATAAATAGAGCGTTCCTTGTATTTTGTTGGTCTTACACGACTCCTAAACCTTACAATGTGTGAGAGTTGTCATAGTCAGACAAACGTTTCTCTTTTGGTCGACTATGTAGTGTAAACAAGGATATTATGAGTAGGGGTGTAGCTCACTTTGATGACGGAGCTAAACAACGATATTATGAGTGCAGGTGAAGCTTACTTTGATGACGGAGCATACTTTGATAAGATTCTTAAGTATCACTAGTTATATAATTATCTGTGTATTTCACTTGTCATATGACTAGATAAATGTGTGATTATATTCAACTGACTATAATACAGGCTTTCTCCGTTTATTCGGTAACCTCTCCTTTTTGGTCCTTTGTGCTTTATTGCTTTGTCTTTGGTCCTGAATTTTGTATCTTTCTCTTCCACTTTGGTCAAAAAGATTAGTTGAATGCAAAAAGGGCTCCGAATTGGATTGGACTGGATTGCTCTGAAATTCAGGAGGGTACCAAACATGATAATTGCTGACCCACATCTGGATTGGGCTCCTGAACTGGGTCTTTGCCCAAATTGGATTTGCATATGAATTAGTTTGTACAAAGGTTTAGGATTTTTCTCTGTGCACAGTACATTcattaaagggaactttaacgaaaaatttccgatactgttcattttaacgaaaaatcacatttttacactaaaaaaatctatcctgatactattcactttaccctttattttgttcttatcgttaaaactcaaaattttcaagccattttattagttttcctttcatTAAAAAGCCAAACAAGACATGTAcaaatttttaggttttagggttCAGTTGATCTTACAGACGTACAATTGCTAATTCAGAATGCAATACAATAACAGAGAAAATTAAGTTGTACAATAGGTAATTAGGCACGACGGACATTGATGGAACTGTGAAAGTAATCAAGAGTTGATGGAGAGTCGATCGAGTTGGATCTAAGTTGAAGGAGAAGATTGTGGGCAATCAACAACAATTAGGAGAGAAATTTCGGAGGCTTGAGTTGGTCATACAAAAGAGTGATACAAGTAATTTGGAAACTTAAAAGTTGCAATTATGTGTTTTCTAGtcaattaattttgtttaaatttttaattatgtgttgtaaGAGGCTTGTGTACGAAGAAAGGTATGTGATCTAGGTTTCTGGTTGGGTGGCTCACAAGTTATAGTCCCATCCCATATGTGGCCCAATGATTATCTGACCCTCCTAACCGGATGGTGTTCTTCCTCCACCTCTCAAAATCTTGCTCATCAAGTAACTTGTATTACTTATATTTGCACCAACATCTGATAGCTAAAGGTTAAAGCTGGTAAAACGTATAGATTTCCCCATCTTAAACTGGTCCAATCCAAGGTTGTCCTACTTGTTTCCAGAGATGAATCAATATATAACGGGGACGCCAATGTGacaatattttaaatcaatcacGTTACGCTATGTaagaaaattcaaactcatgGCGACACATAATAAATTTGAAACACTGCCACCTTAACATCTTGGTTGCGTGTAAGTCTCACGTTTGACGTGAAAAAATAAAACCCCGAACATTTATTTGTCTGTTGTTTCAAAACAACAACACACAGTGTATGAAGTTGGTCCCTTCTCTTGACTAATTTATAACCAGCCTTAAAAAGGATGAGTGGAAATGGGCTTGAACATTACTTGGTCCTAAGTTAGTAGTTAGCTCCAAATTTTAGTTAAATGAAATTTAAGAGGGTAGTTAGTTAGTTCAAATAAATTAGTAGAAGAGTTACATCCTAAAAACTTTCCAAAGAAAATGAGGAGACtggatttgtttgtttgtgtcggTTGGGAAAGTAAGTTTTCAGGTATGAAAGAGAATGTGCACCAAACTAGTCACTACTGACGATAATCTAACAAAGAAAAACTCTGCCTTTTCTTAATTAACAAAATTGATCATGTGGCAGTCTGGCAGATGGATACATCTCGTTTTGCCAAACAACATTTTGCCTAGGACTTTCTTATTATGGTGGTTTTTAAATCGGGTAAAATCAGCGTAGAGTCGGATGAgacgaaaaacaaaaaaattcatgatTTTATAAGAACTTTTTTCACGAATGATGTGTTTTGGTATAAATTTTCGTGGGTATGGTGTATGAGGACAGAGGACAGGGTAGGCTGCAGTAGTAGTATGAATGCATGATTAATTGTCTTTGATGTGTAGTTCTACTCGCATAATTCTCTAGTCCTTGTTTATaccaaaatttctttttttattttttaaaaatggtCTGAAAgcccctacataatttttttccgctagcattactctatttttttttatcccgtataagtaatgctagggaattccatataaattttaaaatttaagccCCTACATATTGAATCCCGTATGAGTAATGATGGGAGATCATctatttaaaccaaattttataaagcatAGGATATGGTTGTTGACGATTGAATCATTACTTAGCGttaattaacatgcttatttcctACTGACGACACATcacataatttacaaatttgatttGACAAACTAGTCtcccagcattatccaatctgtATTATCAACGTGACACAgatggaggtggattgtctgccctcccatttccatactcttcctATCCCCTCctgtttgtatggtcacggttaagccacgtcaacattttatattgatttttttataaaaataataaaacaaaaaataataggaatataaaacgttgacgtggtttaactatgaccacacaaaacaagaggggatgagaagagtatggaaatgagAGGGCACACAATCCACCTCTGACACAGATGATATAAAAGTAAGGCTTTTTATGAGAATGAGTGCCGCACAGTACTACTAAACCTCCTAAAGTTTTTAGTTATCAGCTTAACTAGACAAAGCATTTATTAACAAGAATGAGTATGATCCATGCAAACTGCAAATCTAAAATCTTGATCACAAAGTAATTCCCTCTAATCACACTAAAAACTCTCCAAATCATCCAATTTCATCAACCCTTTAGTAGTAGCTTTTTGGTATATAAAATGTACAGCAAATAAACATTCATAGCTCAATTTTTATCAAATGGCTCACAGAAAAATcccattttgttttcttcttcttcttgttctggTTTTCTGTGAAGGGTTTTTGTCCGTGGCGGCGAAGAATGAGTATGTATCGGCGGTGGGCGATTCAGGAATGAGACGGGACAATCTCCGGTTGGCGATCGAGTCGTGGAATCAGTGCAATGAGGTTGGAGAAGAACCTCGAACTGGCAGCCCAAGAGCTGCTGATTGCTTTGACATATACAGAGCTTCTCCACAGCCAGAAGGTATGTTTAACACtcttcatatttatttattttaataaatagaaGATTATGCGAGATTAGCTCCTCAGCGAAGGTCACAGGATGCAAGCATCCACCCTCGATCCTGAATGGGGTGAGAAGTACAATACCACCAATGAAAATGCTGATTTTCTCAGCATGAATTAttcttaaaatttgtttcttttgtatGAATTTTTATATGTGGCAGGGGAATCATGCTCTTGCAACAAGATGCCGTACGCATTAGTCCACAGAGTCACAGAGCGAGACAACAAGTTGAAGATGGGAGAGCCTTTTCTTGGTCTGCAGCAAAAGGCTCAGTTCAACGTAGATCTTTACGCGGTGGATAAGGAGCTTTATTTGGGATCTAAATGCCAAGTTGAAGACACCCCAAATCCATGGCAGTTTTGGATGATCATGCTCAAGAGCGGCAACATGGACACTTACGCAGCCAAATGCCCCAAAAATGGTCACAAAGTTGGACCCTTTAAACCCGAAGGAAGCGGTTTTCCTTGCTTCGGACATGGATGCATGAACCAGCCTTCTATTTATCATGACTACACCAATTTGAAGGTGCCTAATTTGACTCTAAAGGGAAGGTTTTACGGGTCGTGGGATAAGGATGCAGATTTGAGCCAAGGGATGGTTGGAAACATTTCTTACCATTCTGTCACTTGGGAAAAGAAACTTGGAGAGGGGAGTTGGGTTTTCCACCATGTCTTGAGGACTTCAGCAAAGTATCCTTGGCTGATGCTTTACTTCAGATCGGACGCCACCCGTGGACTTTCCGGTGGATACCATTACCCTACAAGAGGGATGTCCAAAATTGTGAGTAACCCTTTTCATATTTCTTGAGCTCTACCTAAGAAAACGTTTCTACTAGTCAATCTTTGTGGCATCCTTAAGAAAAGCATACTTTTTTCCTTCCGAAAGCTTTTTCTTGCAAGCAAAACATTTCTTGGGGATGAAGATACCTATCTCACTCCACAATCCACATTTTCGATTGCAATGCAGATTCCGGAATCGCCAAATTTTAAAGTGAGGTTCGATTTAAATGTGATCAAAGGTGGGGGTCCTAGCAGTCAATTTTATCTCATGGACATTGGGAGCTGTTGGAAGAACAGTGGGAAGCCTTGTGATGGCGATGTGACTTCAGATGTTACTAGATACAGTGAAATGATCATAAACCCTAACATAACTTCATGGTGCCAACCAAACAACCTCAACGTGTGCCCGCCTTACCACACATTCCCTAACGGCACTCGGATTCATCGCAATGACACCGCCGGCTTCCCTTACGCCGCCTACCACTTGTACTGCTCGCCGGGGAATGCGGAGTATCTCGAGCCTCCTTTTAGTTTATGTGATCCTTATAGCAATCCTCAGCCTCAGGAGATAATGCAGATCTTGCCACACCCGGTTTGGGGTGAGTACGGATACCCTACAAAGCAAGGGGAGGGTTGGATTGGGGATCCAAAAACATGGGAGCTCGATGTTGGGAGGTTGTCACAATCACTTCATTTTTACCAGGTTTGATAATGTTTACCCttgtgaaaattttaaattttttacatatataaattttCTGTGCAGGACATCCGTTCTTTGTTAAAGGACGGATTTTGTATTATAATGTCGACAATTTCATCGTGTTCCACATTTGTACAATTAGTTGCTAAGTTAAGTTGGTGATATTTGCAGGATCCAGGAACTCCACCAGCTAGAAGGCAATGGATGTCCATAGATTTGGGGACTGAAATTTTCAAAGATCCAGATCAAGTTGCTGAGTGGACTGTCAGCGACTTTGACATCCTTGTCCCTAAACAATGAACGCATATTTTTGGAGGCATAAGCAGACACCAGCTATAGCTTGAGCTTGAATCCAATGGAATTTTTCGGCACACAGGCTACCt
This genomic interval from Malus domestica chromosome 05, GDT2T_hap1 contains the following:
- the LOC103434914 gene encoding uncharacterized protein isoform X1, whose amino-acid sequence is MAHRKIPFCFLLLLVLVFCEGFLSVAAKNEYVSAVGDSGMRRDNLRLAIESWNQCNEVGEEPRTGSPRAADCFDIYRASPQPEGESCSCNKMPYALVHRVTERDNKLKMGEPFLGLQQKAQFNVDLYAVDKELYLGSKCQVEDTPNPWQFWMIMLKSGNMDTYAAKCPKNGHKVGPFKPEGSGFPCFGHGCMNQPSIYHDYTNLKVPNLTLKGRFYGSWDKDADLSQGMVGNISYHSVTWEKKLGEGSWVFHHVLRTSAKYPWLMLYFRSDATRGLSGGYHYPTRGMSKIIPESPNFKVRFDLNVIKGGGPSSQFYLMDIGSCWKNSGKPCDGDVTSDVTRYSEMIINPNITSWCQPNNLNVCPPYHTFPNGTRIHRNDTAGFPYAAYHLYCSPGNAEYLEPPFSLCDPYSNPQPQEIMQILPHPVWGEYGYPTKQGEGWIGDPKTWELDVGRLSQSLHFYQDPGTPPARRQWMSIDLGTEIFKDPDQVAEWTVSDFDILVPKQ
- the LOC103434914 gene encoding uncharacterized protein isoform X2, translated to MRRDNLRLAIESWNQCNEVGEEPRTGSPRAADCFDIYRASPQPEGESCSCNKMPYALVHRVTERDNKLKMGEPFLGLQQKAQFNVDLYAVDKELYLGSKCQVEDTPNPWQFWMIMLKSGNMDTYAAKCPKNGHKVGPFKPEGSGFPCFGHGCMNQPSIYHDYTNLKVPNLTLKGRFYGSWDKDADLSQGMVGNISYHSVTWEKKLGEGSWVFHHVLRTSAKYPWLMLYFRSDATRGLSGGYHYPTRGMSKIIPESPNFKVRFDLNVIKGGGPSSQFYLMDIGSCWKNSGKPCDGDVTSDVTRYSEMIINPNITSWCQPNNLNVCPPYHTFPNGTRIHRNDTAGFPYAAYHLYCSPGNAEYLEPPFSLCDPYSNPQPQEIMQILPHPVWGEYGYPTKQGEGWIGDPKTWELDVGRLSQSLHFYQDPGTPPARRQWMSIDLGTEIFKDPDQVAEWTVSDFDILVPKQ